In Acinetobacter pittii, one genomic interval encodes:
- a CDS encoding alpha/beta hydrolase encodes MNQKPLSVVLIPGYMLDESLWNEVINEVPKEWNIYRATLKEGQTIKEIAQNIAKNAPESFVLIGFSLGGYIARSIVEQFPEKVKALVLIASSLRSDTEEQKNQKLTAIKLNSGKTFHGLSSISIEKTLHPSNVQNRALVKRIQEMGRALGYEEFVKQSMLDRSSYDMSKITCPTLIISGAEDQLRSKEEAIELLDQLPHAKLEIIKNTGHMIPIEQPKILVSVISTWLSTYLL; translated from the coding sequence ATGAATCAAAAGCCACTTTCAGTTGTTTTAATTCCTGGTTATATGCTTGACGAATCTCTCTGGAATGAAGTCATAAATGAAGTGCCTAAAGAGTGGAATATATATCGAGCTACTTTAAAAGAAGGGCAAACAATAAAAGAGATTGCTCAGAATATTGCTAAAAATGCGCCTGAGAGCTTTGTACTAATTGGATTCTCACTTGGAGGATACATTGCGAGATCTATAGTGGAGCAATTTCCTGAAAAAGTTAAGGCGCTTGTTTTAATAGCGTCTTCACTACGCTCAGATACAGAAGAGCAGAAAAATCAAAAGTTAACAGCGATTAAGCTTAACTCTGGGAAAACTTTCCATGGGCTAAGTTCAATATCAATTGAAAAAACACTTCATCCATCGAATGTTCAGAATCGCGCTCTTGTAAAAAGAATCCAAGAGATGGGTAGGGCTTTAGGTTATGAAGAGTTCGTTAAACAATCTATGTTAGATAGAAGTTCTTATGATATGAGTAAGATCACATGCCCAACTTTAATTATTTCTGGTGCAGAGGACCAGCTGCGTTCTAAGGAAGAAGCGATAGAGTTATTAGATCAGTTACCACATGCAAAGCTTGAGATAATTAAAAATACGGGCCATATGATTCCGATTGAACAGCCGAAGATATTGGTTTCAGTGATTTCAACTTGGTTAAGTACTTATCTTTTATGA
- a CDS encoding BLUF domain-containing protein, whose translation MSLIGFMYASKTNSEHSQIKQDLIDILTEAVKFNSYNDITGVLYYGNGYFLQYLEGEKEQVESLFYNLILKDSRHQNCEIIFSESSEQRLFKHWSMKFAPINTKIKDFFRHHHVDEFNPYLLNTTSIPTFIELLVDQPNHKVDQYQV comes from the coding sequence ATGAGTTTAATAGGCTTTATGTATGCAAGTAAAACCAATAGTGAACATAGTCAAATAAAACAAGATTTAATTGATATTCTCACAGAAGCAGTCAAATTCAATTCTTATAATGATATTACAGGAGTACTTTACTATGGTAATGGATACTTCTTGCAATATTTGGAAGGTGAGAAAGAACAAGTCGAATCACTTTTTTATAACTTAATTTTAAAAGATTCGAGACACCAAAACTGCGAAATCATCTTTTCTGAATCTTCCGAACAACGTTTATTTAAACATTGGAGCATGAAATTTGCTCCTATTAATACGAAAATAAAAGATTTCTTTCGTCATCATCATGTTGATGAGTTTAATCCATATTTGCTTAACACTACATCCATTCCAACTTTTATTGAATTGCTTGTAGATCAACCCAATCATAAAGTCGATCAATACCAAGTTTAA
- a CDS encoding D-amino acid dehydrogenase, with protein MPHVIVIGAGITGVTSAYELSQLGYQVTVIDRHLYPAMETSFANGGQLSACNAEVWNQKATVIKGFKWMRQKDAPLLLNPSFSLHKYSWLVEFLSHIKNYEANTIETVRLALLARKRLFEVAEKEQLEFDLEKRGILHMYHSKADYEIAKQVNNVLNKGTLERYSVSPDEMKTIEPSLTGDYFGGYYTPSDATGDIHKYSTSLAEKTKQYGVQYKFGLEVMDIKCSADKVVVTCQPSAEHPYRVESDNIQLEGDVLVVCGGVGSYQLADMIGERVNVYPVKGYSITVQLRDEHSVKNAPWVSLLDESAKIVTSRLGKDRLRVAGTAEFNGYNRDIRADRIQPLVNWVNRNFDISTEHVVPWAGLRPMMPNMLPVVKQSKQPRVFYNTGHGHLGWTLSAATAVLVGQDIAQKYPA; from the coding sequence ATGCCACATGTTATTGTGATAGGTGCGGGAATCACAGGGGTTACCTCTGCTTATGAATTATCGCAACTGGGTTATCAAGTCACAGTGATCGATCGACATTTATATCCTGCAATGGAAACGTCATTTGCCAATGGAGGGCAACTATCGGCTTGTAATGCTGAAGTATGGAACCAAAAAGCCACCGTGATTAAAGGCTTTAAATGGATGAGACAAAAAGATGCACCTCTATTGCTGAATCCTTCATTTAGTTTGCATAAGTATAGTTGGCTAGTTGAGTTTCTATCACATATTAAAAACTATGAAGCGAATACGATTGAAACAGTTCGTTTGGCATTACTCGCTCGTAAGCGTTTATTTGAAGTTGCGGAAAAAGAGCAACTTGAGTTTGATTTGGAGAAACGTGGAATTCTCCATATGTATCATAGTAAGGCTGACTACGAGATTGCTAAACAAGTGAATAATGTATTGAACAAAGGTACATTAGAGCGCTATTCGGTTTCACCTGATGAAATGAAAACAATAGAGCCATCGTTAACGGGAGATTACTTCGGAGGTTATTACACACCAAGTGATGCAACGGGCGATATTCATAAGTATTCGACCTCTTTGGCCGAGAAGACTAAGCAATATGGCGTTCAATATAAGTTCGGCCTAGAAGTTATGGATATTAAGTGCAGCGCAGACAAAGTAGTCGTGACTTGTCAGCCAAGTGCAGAGCATCCTTATCGGGTTGAATCTGATAACATCCAGCTTGAAGGCGATGTGCTTGTTGTTTGTGGTGGTGTAGGGAGTTATCAACTTGCTGACATGATTGGTGAGCGAGTAAATGTGTACCCAGTAAAAGGTTATTCAATTACTGTGCAATTAAGAGATGAGCACAGTGTAAAGAATGCTCCTTGGGTGAGCTTACTAGATGAAAGTGCAAAAATTGTGACCTCTCGTTTAGGTAAGGATCGATTGCGTGTAGCGGGGACCGCTGAGTTTAATGGCTATAACCGCGACATAAGAGCTGATCGTATTCAACCATTAGTCAATTGGGTAAACCGTAACTTTGATATCTCAACTGAGCATGTGGTGCCTTGGGCAGGTTTAAGACCTATGATGCCGAATATGTTGCCAGTGGTGAAACAATCTAAACAACCTCGTGTTTTTTATAATACAGGGCATGGGCATTTAGGTTGGACTTTGTCTGCGGCAACCGCCGTTTTAGTCGGTCAAGATATTGCTCAAAAATATCCAGCGTAG
- the ispF gene encoding 2-C-methyl-D-erythritol 2,4-cyclodiphosphate synthase, whose translation MVAQIRIGQGIDVHAFEAGDFVTLAGIQIPHTHGLKAHSDGDVVLHALCDALLGALALGDIGQHFPDTDPEYKGADSRVLLKHVYQLILDRGYQLNNADITVACERPKLAKHNLEMRQSIADVLNVDINQISIKATTTEKLGFTGRQEGILATATVLVSHHTK comes from the coding sequence ATGGTTGCTCAGATTCGTATTGGACAAGGAATAGACGTACATGCCTTTGAAGCGGGGGACTTTGTTACATTGGCTGGTATTCAAATTCCACACACACATGGTTTGAAAGCACATTCTGATGGTGATGTGGTGCTTCATGCACTATGTGATGCTTTATTAGGTGCTTTAGCGCTTGGAGATATTGGACAACATTTTCCTGATACTGATCCGGAATACAAGGGTGCGGATAGCCGCGTATTGTTAAAGCATGTCTACCAATTAATCTTAGACCGTGGTTATCAGTTAAATAATGCCGATATTACGGTAGCTTGTGAGCGTCCAAAATTAGCTAAGCACAATTTGGAAATGCGTCAAAGCATTGCTGATGTTTTAAATGTCGATATTAATCAAATTAGTATTAAAGCAACGACAACCGAAAAACTAGGGTTTACCGGTCGTCAAGAGGGTATTTTGGCTACGGCGACTGTTTTAGTCTCTCATCACACTAAGTGA
- a CDS encoding protein tyrosine phosphatase family protein: MTTLEQSLSQIPAFSIIHEHLFSSAQPSIEQLKLIKEYGCSTVINLALTNAPNHIENEDRICLDLGLNYIHIPIDWEMPSAEQCLLVLDLVNHLVQNEIVWVHCAKNKCVSCLMYVYRQFYMNMDMPTSQDLLHEIWEPNETWTGLIHNITLQLQGRKATLELQQSLQQADHLV; this comes from the coding sequence ATGACAACCCTTGAACAATCATTATCTCAAATTCCCGCATTTTCGATTATTCATGAACATTTATTTAGTTCGGCACAGCCTTCCATTGAACAACTAAAATTGATTAAAGAGTATGGCTGTAGCACAGTCATTAATCTTGCTTTAACTAATGCCCCAAATCACATTGAGAATGAAGATCGTATTTGTTTAGACCTTGGTTTAAATTATATTCATATTCCAATTGATTGGGAGATGCCTTCTGCTGAGCAGTGCTTATTAGTTTTAGATTTGGTTAATCATTTAGTGCAAAATGAAATTGTTTGGGTACATTGTGCCAAAAATAAATGCGTAAGTTGTCTTATGTATGTCTATAGACAGTTTTATATGAATATGGACATGCCGACTTCACAAGATTTACTACACGAAATTTGGGAACCTAATGAGACTTGGACTGGTCTCATTCATAATATTACCTTACAGCTACAAGGCCGTAAGGCAACTCTCGAACTTCAACAGTCTTTGCAACAGGCCGATCACTTAGTGTGA